In the genome of Vicia villosa cultivar HV-30 ecotype Madison, WI linkage group LG7, Vvil1.0, whole genome shotgun sequence, one region contains:
- the LOC131619469 gene encoding uncharacterized protein LOC131619469, translating into MAQMMQGMQGQQPPAQVPVPQAATGPDFRAFFRMDPPEFVGGLDSLLAHDWLAGMERVFQAIQCTEEEKYFPNSVRTQKEREFQNFKQGDMSVSEYAEKFEDLADYSRQAVYAPDELWKIDHLKRVQEERNQNRANFREQGRSTQHLRPRNPPPKRKQVYGDQSAQPPHCRKCGRKHTGECKFVSVTCFRCGEQGHIAPQCPQKRIPEKTAGRVYTLDSRKAKGNNNLIAGVFCES; encoded by the exons ATGGCccaaatgatgcaaggcatgcagggACAACAACCTCCTGCTCAAGTTCCCGTTCCTCAAGCTGCAACTGGACCTGATTTTCGTGCCTTCTTCAGGATGGATCCTCCAGAGTTTGTTGGCGGACTTGATTCACTCCTGGCTCATGACTGGTTAGCTGGAATGGAGAGGGTGTTTCAAGCTATTCAGTGTACTgaagaagagaag TATTTCCCTAACAGTGTGAGGACTCAGAAGGAACGTGAATTCCAGAACTTCAAGCAAGGTGACATGTCTGTTTCAGAATATGCAGAGAAGTTCGAAGACTTGGCAGACTACTCCAGACAAGCTGTTTATGCTCcagatgaactatggaagattgatca tttgaagaggGTTCAAGAAGAGAGGAATCAGAACAGGGCTAATTTCAGAGAGCAAGGAAGGTCTACCCAACACTTGAGGCCCCGTAATCCTCCGCCAAAGAGGAAGCAGGTTTATGGTGATCAGTCGGCTCAACCTCCCCATTGTCGCAAGTGTGGAAGGAAGCATACCGGGGAGTGCAAGTTTGTTTCTGTGACTTGTTTTAGATGTGGCGAGCAGGGCCACATAGCTCCACAGTGTCCACAAAAGAGGATTCCAGAGAAGACTGCAGGTCGAGTTTACACTTTGGATTCGAGAAAGGCCAAGGGAAACAACAATCTCATCgcgg GAGTCTTCTGTGAGAGTTGA